In Desulfobacterales bacterium, the DNA window GGTCGCTATCGGGAATGGAAAATGTAAAGTTAGAGATTCAACGGCTTTCCATCGGCGATTATCAGGTGGACAATCGGGTATTGGTTGAAAGAAAGACCTTAAAAGACTTTGCCATATCCATCATCGACGGCCGTCTTTTCAGACAGATGATCCGCTTAACAAATTCTGCTTATACGGGCGTGTTGATTCTCGAGGGTACGGCCGGCGACACGGCCGAGCTGGGCGTCACCCGGGAGGCTATGCAGGGGGCGTTGATTACCGTTTCATTGATATTAGGCATACCGGTCCTGCGCGCTAAAGATTCTGCTGAAACCGCCAGGCTGATTGTCTATATGGCCCGTCAGCTTGAATCCATAGCTCGGGGCGGCGTCCATCGGCCTGGCTACCGGCCCAGAGATAAACGCAAAAAACAGCTTTTCATTTTGCAGGGATTGCCGGGAGTCGGCCCCGAGAGGGCCGGCCGGCTGCTGGATAAGTTTGGAAGTGTGGAAGCCGTCATCTCGGCCGGCAGCGACGAACTGGAGAAGGTGTATGGTATTGGCAACAATGTTGCCGAAAAGATCAGATGGGCGGTGAGCGAAGAGATAAGACTTTACGGAAATGAGATAACGTCCGCTTTTGAATCGCCGGGTGGAAAAATCTCCCCTAACCCCTCTTTTTCAAAGAGGGGGATTAACTCTTTTATTGACCGTAAAGAGAGCACATTCAGGAAATTGAGAGGGATTGCAACTAAGAAGATGTTGACTGAACAGATCATAGCCCTGACGCGGGGGGATAAATGAAAAAAGGGCCGGTTTATTTTGAAGGAAAGGAGATATGCTGATACAGCAGCTGCAAAAATATTTCGGGTTCAATTCATTTTTAAAAGGTCAGGAAGAGGTCATCCGCAAAGTGCTGGAGCGCCAGTCTGCGGCAGCCATCTTTCCCACCGGCGCCGGTAAATCCCTTTGTTATCAGCTGCCGGCGATGCTGCTCCCCGGCATGACGCTGGTGGTGTCTCCCCTGCTGTCTTTAATGAAAGATCAACAGGACTTTTTGCTGGAAAAGAATATCCCGGCCGCGCGTCTGGATTCAACCCTTCAAAAAAACGAATATAACGCGATTCTCGAAAGCGCCAAAAAAGGCAAATTAAAAATTCTGATGATTTCAGTGGAGCGATTTAAAAATGAACGGTTTCGCTCCCATCTGGAAAAGATGAACATTTCCCTGCTGGTTGTGGATGAAGCGCACTGCATCTCCGAGTGGGGGCATAATTTCAGGCCGGAATATCTGAAACTGCCGGATTATCGGAAGGAATTTAAAATAGAGCAGACGCTGCTGCTTACCGCGACTGCCACCGAGCGGGTCATTGCAGACATGTGCGCTAAATTCAATATCCTTAAAAACAATGTATGTGTGACCGGATTTTATCGTGACAATCTTTTTTTGCAAATAACGCCGACGGCCGCATCCCAAAAAAAGAACCGGCTGCTTCAACGAATTCTGGAGGCCCCCCAGGCGCCTACCATTGTATATGTTACCCTACAGAAAACAGCTGAAGACGTAGCGGCATTTCTTTGCGCAAATAACATCAATGCGCATCCGTATCATGCCGGGATGGAAAATGAAAAACGGGAAGAGATTCAAAATAAATTCATGGCAGGAACCCTGAGCTGTATTGTTGCCACCATCGCCTTTGGAATGGGGATCGATAAAAAAGACATCCGCAGAATCATCCATTATGATTTGCCGAAATCGATTGAAAACTACAGCCAGGAAATCGGTCGCTCCGGGCGAGACGGAAGTCCGGCATTATGCGAAGTTTTGGCCAACAGGGACAACATTCATATTTTAGAAAATTTCATTTATGGCGATACGCCGGAGAAACATTCGATCTTTGAATTACTGCAGATCATTAAAGAAAATAAAGGCTTTATATGGGAAATCAAAACGGTAAGGATGTCAAATGACCTGAATATCAGACTTCTTCCTTTAAAAACGCTGCTGGTTTATCTTGCGATGGAAAAAATAATTCGCCCCAAGCTGACCTATTTTGAGGAATATTCATTCAAGTACCTTATGGAACCGGCCGATATCATCAACAGCTTTGAAGGGGAACGGCAGCGGTTTGTGACAGCGGTCATCAATCATTGCCATACCCGTAAAATATGGACGGATGTGGATATTCAGGGAATCCTTAACAGCTATGATACGGATCGTCAGCGGATTCTCACGGCTTTGGAATACTTTGATGAGAAGGGCTGGATTGAGCTTCAATCCGGGCAGGCAATGGAAGTATATGACATTCTGACGCAGGCGTTTGATATCGAGGTCATGGCTGAAAAAATGGATGCTTTGTTTAAAAGGAAAGAAACGCTTGAGATTCAAAGAATCCACCAGATGGTCGGCTTTTTCGAAAGCGATCTTTGTATCAGCAGGCAGCTTGCAGGATATTTCAGCGAACATCTTGAAAAGGAACGCTGCGGACATTGTTCATTCTGTAAAAACGGGAAAGCGGTTTTACCGAATACGACCGACCGAAAGACTCTCTCTCATTTTGATTTTAAAGCGATTACCGCTGAATTTATAGAAGCCGTAGGCGATAAATTTACCAAGGCGAATTTAACCAAGTTTCTGTGTGGTATCTATACGCCTGTTTTCTCGAAATTGAAGATTAAAAAACTGCCAAACTTCGGCCTCCTTGAAAATTATCCCTTTTTAGAGGTCAGAAACTGGATTAAGGAAGAGATGGGGGGATACATTCAAAACATTAACCGGTAGGGCGCACCTTTACCGATGGAAAGCGCGAAAGATCGGTGTGCGGCAGGAATCTGGCGGCGCTGAAGCGGGTCATGAACTCCTGATTGACGTTTAATTCCAGATAGGTGATGCGGTCCCTGATGGCGTCGATCTCTTCCATGATGCTTGCATCGGTCAGGGCCATGGTGGCTCCGCCGATGGAACTGTTTCCCAGGGAAACAAAGCGGGAAAGGGGCAGGTCGGGCAGCATACCGATGGTGACGGCCGCCTCGGGCTTGATGATGGAGCCGAAGGTTCCGGCCACATAAAAGGTGGCAATATCCCCCAGCGAAATGCCCACGGAAGCGGTAATCGTCTCTAAGATTGAATACATCGCCGCTTTTGATCGGATCAGGCTGCCCAGATCCGTCTGGCTGATGCCAAGATCCGCTCCGGCGGCCGATAGATTTGCCGGCACGATTATGAAATAGGGAGCGCCGTTTAG includes these proteins:
- a CDS encoding ERCC4 domain-containing protein, with the translated sequence MMHPDEKTYFEKYRQDYITAPAFDLINILADDREQKSDVIRSLSGMENVKLEIQRLSIGDYQVDNRVLVERKTLKDFAISIIDGRLFRQMIRLTNSAYTGVLILEGTAGDTAELGVTREAMQGALITVSLILGIPVLRAKDSAETARLIVYMARQLESIARGGVHRPGYRPRDKRKKQLFILQGLPGVGPERAGRLLDKFGSVEAVISAGSDELEKVYGIGNNVAEKIRWAVSEEIRLYGNEITSAFESPGGKISPNPSFSKRGINSFIDRKESTFRKLRGIATKKMLTEQIIALTRGDK
- a CDS encoding RecQ family ATP-dependent DNA helicase; amino-acid sequence: MLIQQLQKYFGFNSFLKGQEEVIRKVLERQSAAAIFPTGAGKSLCYQLPAMLLPGMTLVVSPLLSLMKDQQDFLLEKNIPAARLDSTLQKNEYNAILESAKKGKLKILMISVERFKNERFRSHLEKMNISLLVVDEAHCISEWGHNFRPEYLKLPDYRKEFKIEQTLLLTATATERVIADMCAKFNILKNNVCVTGFYRDNLFLQITPTAASQKKNRLLQRILEAPQAPTIVYVTLQKTAEDVAAFLCANNINAHPYHAGMENEKREEIQNKFMAGTLSCIVATIAFGMGIDKKDIRRIIHYDLPKSIENYSQEIGRSGRDGSPALCEVLANRDNIHILENFIYGDTPEKHSIFELLQIIKENKGFIWEIKTVRMSNDLNIRLLPLKTLLVYLAMEKIIRPKLTYFEEYSFKYLMEPADIINSFEGERQRFVTAVINHCHTRKIWTDVDIQGILNSYDTDRQRILTALEYFDEKGWIELQSGQAMEVYDILTQAFDIEVMAEKMDALFKRKETLEIQRIHQMVGFFESDLCISRQLAGYFSEHLEKERCGHCSFCKNGKAVLPNTTDRKTLSHFDFKAITAEFIEAVGDKFTKANLTKFLCGIYTPVFSKLKIKKLPNFGLLENYPFLEVRNWIKEEMGGYIQNINR